The Oncorhynchus clarkii lewisi isolate Uvic-CL-2024 chromosome 29, UVic_Ocla_1.0, whole genome shotgun sequence genome contains a region encoding:
- the LOC139387807 gene encoding AP-4 complex accessory subunit RUSC2-like: protein MNRTASLSRDTLIECHFPLVQLPPWQLPVQAALCSGSTKQPGRLCSSSVGLTRAASLPEQDNLHREPFHSSLRHISSSYWSLKEDRSEEEGDGEGGSDSSGRCDSGSSPEDASQMTISQRHKEHPIVKGSLRSHNSFLPNEGVEEDDEDSDGDNLHRYHEDPFFVLQLHGNSNWALSNAGRRFSKPSSQSASQQNNDNKGSTVLLDCGERNRVVDIEDNMFSCGNEGYCFSNGQPKCFPESFSEGHLEYVTDSSCNSSDGVLVNFSAIYNKSNNPATPNDLSCPAVQSSQPVEGSVFLNLHPFSQESQGPQAAGPSQGSRTTSSPHDRGTSAPCWSPQALDSNCNIYLPDAQSLLSSLEVSDLTSCFQSQARLLPTGTTQKYYKLVTCDLSSQSASPSPALSSTTSVTSEGHYVLFNKARGDQGRGNKQFLHGQEEEGSDKEGGRAAPLHRPRCMSWDSQHVTSFAEIAHCKRHTDSCQSSSHSHTSQDLCPIQEAVSLGQNSSHSTLLLSPNQGSSTVSNHSSVSPDHEAEEEGACSWATPVVRYSKAQRPSSLPILPFDLLPPAGKPQSQPLGSLLDQYISHKNTKPSSQPGFKCKGNRLLTHQRPSPLGSYGAILLEGPSSSDTCSTCTPSPEHFQSKRNWTHSSPYRPYSSHGCTFTSPKQAHISTIQSNTELTQVHSCQDQLFADLDQSYPSPGQAHSSPNQSQCKDSTKRSQGMAQICQDLICRFPEQQSPRPVLLTHSPDCPIDSHVATMSPSASHTPHPDLLVSFSPDTPLPPQKRTPLTSIPKAGSAASHYSLTAALSSVAHMSSLSTLLQPLVLAGPSVKQHQQQHCDSFSLSDSWPPVEFCLSPEASYESLSISHLQRRGLLKSVSLAVDLIMAHFGTSRDPGEKMWLGTTIGGLVLEHLCPTIQNILQDGLRDHKLDLIIGQRRNHAWNVVEASTHTGPTTRVLHSLLSKVRQCSLLTSHCMKLRAFIMGLLNLRTLEFWLNHLYNQKEVVKDHYHPWGFLAMSQGQCQPLFQELLLLLQPLSMLPFDLNLLLEPRLLHNRQLCSEEQSPPCSTFLMTSCPLLKGDREDRQGAYSSMDGPRENSRPTGEPHQLVQHLQGSSQVSKAMGQEKRVRPVGESSRSLWSAAIPGCWQRQPSHAERGECGQIYKHVIHPEPQQRMEGRREEVTSQEGRREGRGPETPRMAADPQDDNPSQGGLRWAKLFGSGRDHPARTQRAPQNPNGTQTQKRRPSQWLQLDSSQLGLLAHTVWSGKQPDRKHQT, encoded by the exons ATGAACAGGACGGCTAGCCTATCAAGGGATACCCTGATTGAGTGTCACTTCCCCCTGGTGCAGCTTCCCCCCTGGCAGCTTCCTGTGCAGGCAGCTCTGTGCAGTGGCTCTACCAAGCAGCCTGGTCGGCTGTGCTCCAGCTCCGTAGGTCTGACCCGTGCCGCCTCCCTCCCCGAGCAGGACAACCTCCACAGAGAGCCCTTCCACAGCAGCCTCAGGCACATCTCCTCCAGCTACTGGAGCCTCAAGGAGGACCGGagcgaggaggagggggatggggaggggggcAGCGATAGCAGTGGGAGGTGTGACTCTGGATCCTCACCAGAGGACGCGTCACAGATGACCATCTCCCAAAGACATAAAGAACACCCTATAGTTAAAGGTTCTTTACGGTCACACAACTCCTTCCTCCCGAATGAAGGGGTGGAAGAAGATGATGAGGATAGTGATGGAGATAACCTGCACAGATACCACGAGGACCCTTTTTTTGTGCTGCAGCTGCATGGGAACTCTAACTGGGCCCTGAGTAATGCTGGGAGGCGGTTCTCCAAACCTTCtagccaatcagccagtcagcagAACAATGACAACAAGGGTAGtactgtgttgttggactgtgGGGAGCGGAATAGAGTAGTGGATATTGAAGATAATATGTTCTCATGTGGTAATGAGGGCTACTGCTTCAGCAATGGCCAACCAAAATGTTTCCCTGAGTCTTTCTCTGAGGGTCATTTAGAGTATGTCACAGACTCCTCCTGCAACAGCTCTGATGGGGTTCTCGTCAACTTCAGCGCCATCTACAACAAGAGTAAcaaccctgccaccccaaatgaCCTCAGCTGCCCTGCAGTGCAGTCCTCCCAGCCAGTAGAGGGCTCTGTCTTCCTAAACCTGCACCCATTCTCCCAGGAGTCCCAGGGGCCTCAGGCTGCTGGACCCAGTCAGGGGAGCCGAACAACCTCCTCTCCTCATGACAGGGGGACTTCTGCCCCCTGCTGGTCACCGCAGGCGCTGGACTCCAACTGTAACATCTACCTTCCCGATGCCCAgagcctcctgtcctctctggaGGTCTCTGACCTCACTTCCTGTTTCCAGAGCCAGGCCAGGCTGCTGCCCACAGGGACCACCCAGAAGTACTACAAGCTGGTGACTTGTGACCTCTCATCCCAGTCAGCCTCGCCTAGCCCGGCCTTGTCCAGCACCACCAGTGTCACTTCAGAGGGCCACTACGTCCTCTTCAATAAGGCCCGGGGAGATCAGGGCCGGGGGAACAAACAG TTTCTCCATGGCCAGGAGGAAGAAGGATCAGACAAAGAAGGGGGGAGAGCTGCCCCATTGCACCGTCCTCGCTGTATGAGCTGGGACTCCCAACATGTCACCTCCTTCGCTGAGATTGCACACTGtaagagacatacagacagctgTCAGAGCTCCAGCCACTCCCACACCTCTCAGGACCTGTGTCCCATCCAGGAGGCAGTTTCCCTGGGCCAGAATAGCAGCCACTCCACCCTACTCCTGAGTCCCAACCAAGGCAGTAGCACTGTATCCAACCACTCTTCTGTGTCACCAGACCATGAGGCGGAGGAGGAGG GGGCGTGTTCATGGGCAACTCCTGTGGTGCGGTACAGTAAGGCTCAGAGGCCCAGCTCCCTGCCCATCCTGCCCTTTGACCTGCTTCCCCCAGCAGGTAAACCTCAGAGCCAGCCCCTGGGCTCCCTGCTGGACCAGTACATCAGCCACAAGAACACCAAGCCCAGCTCCCAGCCAGGGTTCAAGTGCAAAGGCAACAGACTCCTGACCCACCAGCGTCCTTCACCGCTGGGCAGCTATGGAGCCATCCTCCTGGAGGGCCCCTCTAGCTCTGATACCTGCTCCACCTGCACCCCCAGTCCAGAACACTTCCAGTCCAAACGCAACTGGACACACTCCAGTCCTTACAGGCCCTACAGTAGCCATGGCTGTACTTTTACCAGTCCAAAACAAGCTCACATAAGCACAATACAATCTAATACCGAACTAACCCAGGTTCATTCATGCCAGGACCAGCTCTTTGCAGACCTAGACCAAAGCTATCCCAGCCCAGGTCAGGCCCACAGTAGCCCAAACCAGTCTCAATGTAAAGATTCAACCAAACGTAGCCAAGGTATGGCTCAGATCTGCCAAGATCTCATTTGCCGGTTTCCAGAGCAGCAGAGCCCCAGACCAGTCCTCCTGACCCACAGCCCTGACTGCCCCATTGACTCCCATGTAGCAACCATGTCCCCCTCTGCCAGTCACACCCCTCATCCAGACCTGCTGGTGTCCTTCTCTCCAGACACACCCTTACCGCCCCAGAAGAGAACCCCACTAACCTCAATACCTAAGGCTGGGTCTGCAGCTTCTCACTATAGCCTGACAGCTGCTCTCTCCTCAGTGGCCCATATGTCCTCTCTGAGCACCCTCCTGCAGCCCCTGGTGTTAGCAGGGCCCAGTGTGAAGCAGCATCAACAACAGCACTGCGACTCCTTCAGCCTGAGTGACAGTTGGCCACCTGTGGAGTTCTGCCTGTCACCTGAAGCCTCCTACGAGTCTCTGTCCATCAGCCATCtgcagaggagag GTCTGCTGAAATCTGTGAGCTTGGCAGTGGATTTGATCATGGCTCATTTTGGGACCAGTCGAGATCCTGGGGAAAAG ATGTGGCTAGGTACCACCATTGGTGGTCTTGTTCTGGAGCATCTGTGTCCCACCATCCAGAACATTCTGCAGGATGGTCTCAGGGACCACAAACTGGACCTGATCATCGGTCAGCGACGCAACCATGCCTGGAACGTGGTGGAGGCCTCCACTCACACAG GCCCTACCACCCGGGTGCTCCACAGCTTGCTGTCCAAGGTGAGGCAGTGCTCCCTGCTGACCAGCCACTGTATGAAACTACGGGCCTTCATCATGGGCCTGCTCAA CCTGAGGACCTTGGAATTCTGGCTGAATCACCTCTACAACCAAAAAG AGGTGGTGAAAGATCACTACCATCCATGGGGTTTCCTCGCCATGTCGCAGGGGCAGTGTCAGCCTCTGTTCCAGgagctcctcctcctgctgcagcCTCTCTCCATGTTACCCTTTGATCTCAACCTGCTGCTGGAGCCCCGCCTGCTACACAACAGACAGCTCTGCTCTGAGGAACAATCTCCACCATGCTCCACTTTTCTCATGACCAGTTGTCCCCTGTtgaaaggagacagagaagacagacaggGGGCGTATAGCTCTATGGATGGACCCAGGGAAAACAGTAGGCCAACAGGTGAACCACACCAGCTGGTACAGCATCTTCAGGGGTCCTCGCAGGTTTCAAAGGCCATGGGTCAGGAGAAGAGGGTGAGGCCTGTAGGTGAGTCTAGTAGGAGCCTGTGGTCAGCCGCTATTCCAGGGTGTTGGCAGAGACAACCTTCCCACGCAGAGAGGGGGGAATGTGGACAGATTTACAAGCATGTCATCCACCCTGAGCCTCAGcagaggatggaggggaggagagaagaggtgacttcacaggagggcaggagggagggaaggggtccAGAGACCCCCAGGATGGCGGCAGACCCCCAGGATGATAACCCTTCCCAGGGGGGGCTACGCTGGGCCAAGCTCTTTGGATCAGGAAGGGACCACCCTGCCAGGACACAGAGGGCACCCCAAAACCCCAATGGGACACAGACCCAGAAAAG GAGACCTTCACAGTGGCTTCAGTTGGACAGTTCTCAGCTGGGCCTATTGGCCCATACAGTATGGTCAGGGAAACAGCCTGACCGGAAACACCAAACATAG
- the LOC139387809 gene encoding ciliary microtubule inner protein 2B-like, translating to MVNMEEFPPKFSKVLVTPDPHYIPGYAGYCPQLKYHLGKTYGQLTAKLLSSPEVSRSRRLVLHTGRFPSTETDTGPRDEIWRSHHGERRNLERMIPGYTGFVPKSQNYFSRTYAETCREALFEFDRDQQRVRLASAIPLVSNTISEFKPRRLSTPLTAISKEPAPYKTMDPWKPKGSPYFMADSSPHKYFISGFTGYVPKSRFLIGTGYPITTNKALVQFGKEMRRDPTSLQLPGEESGALPPITTVYPSHRGLLPSYTGHVPGYKFRYGQTFEKLTHNALGLSGTQRKIEARAQ from the exons ATGGTCAACATGGAGGAATTCCCCCCAAAATTCAGTAAGGTGCTGGTGACACCTGATCCGCACTACATACCGGG GTATGCAGGGTACTGCCCCCAGCTGAAGTACCACCTGGGGAAGACCTACGGCCAGCTGACCGCCAAGTTGCTGTCCTCTCCAGAGGTGTCACGCTCGCGTCGCCTGGTCCTCCACACGGGCCGCTTCCCctccacagagacagacacgggccCACGGGATGAGATCTGGAGGAGCCACCATGGAGAACGCAGGAATCTGGAGAGGATGATACCGGGCTACACTG GCTTTGTTCCCAAAAGCCAGAACTACTTCTCCCGTACGTATGCAGAGACGTGTCGCGAGGCCCTGTTTGAGTTTGACCGGGACCAGCAGAGGGTTCGCCTGGCATCAGCAATACCGCTTGTCAGCAACACCATCTCAGAGTTTAAA CCTCGGAGACTGAGCACCCCTCTGACGGCCATCTCTAAAGAGCCAGCCCCCTACAAGACCATGGACCCCTGGAAGCCCAAAGGCTCTCCGTACTTCATGGCAGACAGCAGTCCACACAAGTACTTCATCTCAG GTTTCACAGGGTACGTGCCCAAATCTCGCTTCTTGATTGGGACGGGCTACCCCATCACCACCAACAAGGCTCTGGTTCAGTTTgggaaggagatgaggagggacccTACCTCCCTGCAACTCCCTGGGGAGGAATCAGGAGCCCTGCCCCCCATTACCACTGTCTACCCCTCCCACCGGGGACTTCTGCCCTCCTACACCGGCCATGTTCCAG GATACAAGTTCAGGTACGGCCAGACCTTTGAGAAGCTTACCCACAATGCCCTGGGCCTGAGCGGCACTCAGAGGAAGATTGAGGCCAGAGCCCAGTAA
- the LOC139388317 gene encoding RING finger protein 208-like codes for MSMSCLRRQPVTIPMDTVKIIQSEKFPRECPVPVTQPRFAPPPRVAWDGGGEGEIIVNQACSDLALDMTCRDLAMEVTCTDLAPTRPMVSSPPAPMGRKESYLAQRKASSAEICYHQFHYKMEDVIVNQYVLRSSSTSSSTSSSSSGPVMPCEPLDCPTCGHTYNFTGKRPRILSCLHSVCEECLQILYESCPKYKFISCPTCRRETVLFTDYGLAALAINTSILSRLPSDPNGPVQWGGEADRSCYQTVRQYCQSACTCQIANPLSSCGIM; via the coding sequence ATGTCCATGTCCTGCCTCAGGCGACAGCCTGTGACCATCCCCATGGATACCGTCAAGATCATCCAGTCAGAGAAGTTCCCCCGAGAATGCCCGGTGCCTGTCACCCAACCCCGCTTTGCCCCTCCCCCACGGGTGGCATGGgacggagggggagagggagagatcatAGTCAATCAGGCATGCAGTGACCTAGCCCTGGACATGACCTGCAGGGATCTTGCAATGGAGGTGACCTGCACTGACCTGGCCCCCACCAGACCCATGGTCTCATCTCCCCCAGCCCCCATGGGCCGCAAGGAGAGCTACCTGGCCCAGCGCAAAGCCAGCTCCGCAGAGATCTGCTACCACCAGTTTCACTACAAGATGGAGGATGTCATAGTCAACCAGTACGTGCTGCGTTCTTCTTCAacgtcctcctccacctcctcttcctcctcgggtCCCGTGATGCCCTGTGAACCCCTAGACTGCCCCACCTGCGGCCACACCTACAACTTTACTGGCAAGCGTCCTCGCATCCTCTCCTGCCTACACTCGGTGTGTGAGGAGTGCCTGCAGATCCTCTACGAGTCCTGCCCCAAGTACAAGTTCATCTCGTGCCCCACATGCAGGCGTGAGACAGTGCTGTTCACAGACTATGGGTTGGCTGCCCTGGCCATTAACACCAGCATCCTGAGCCGGCTGCCCTCTGACCCCAACGGCCCGGTGCAGTGGGGAGGGGAGGCCGACCGGAGTTGCTACCAGACGGTGCGCCAGTACTGCCAGTCAGCCTGTACCTGCCAGATCGCCAACCCCCTGTCCTCCTGTGGCATCATGTAG